In Oryza sativa Japonica Group chromosome 11, ASM3414082v1, the following are encoded in one genomic region:
- the LOC4350343 gene encoding flavonoid O-methyltransferase-like protein Os11g0303600, protein MSSSTTPISPQLVSPTDDELLQAQANLWRHSLYYLTSMALRCAVKLGIPTVIHRLGGNATLPALITALSLPPAKLPFLRRLMRLLVSSGVFTTERGGAAAEAEAVYGLAPLSLFLVDGAFTGSEVDDGHTNQSAFVLAATSAHYVEAALGLDDWFMKDNVPAAASPFEAVHGAPLLHETPVDAELNRLVSEALVSQNHMGIGLALRESRRVFEGLESLVDCGGGDGAAARAIVRAFPGIKCTVLDLPQVIGTAPVADGAVDYVAGDMFSYIPPAQAVLLKYVLSHWSDDDCVKILAQCKKAIPSREAGGKVIIKDVVVGTSSGLMLEAELLMDMAMMVMTSGRERD, encoded by the exons ATGTCGAGTTCGACTACTCCAATCTCGCCCCAGTTGGTCTCTCCCACTGACGATGAACTCCTACAGGCGCAGGCCAACCTGTGGCGCCACAGCCTCTACTACCTCACCTCCATGGCGCTCCGGTGCGCCGTCAAGCTCGGCATCCCCACAGTCATCCACCGCCTCGGCGGCAACGCCACGCTTCCCGCCCTTATCACTGCACTGTCCCTTCCGCCGGCCAAACTTCCATTCCTCCGTCGCCTCATGCGGCTCCTTGTCAGCTCCGGCGTTTTCACCACCGagaggggcggcgcggccgcggaggcggaggcggtatACGGCCTTGCGCcgctctccctcttcctcgtcGACGGCGCGTTCACTGGTAGCGAGGTCGACGACGGCCACACCAACCAGTCGGCGTTTGTGCTCGCGGCGACCTCGGCGCACTACGTGGAGGCGGCGCTCGGGCTGGACGACTGGTTCATGAAGGACAACGtgcccgccgcggcgtcgccttTCGAGGCCGTGCACGGCGCGCCGCTGTTGCACGAGACCCCGGTGGACGCGGAGCTCAACAGGCTCGTCAGCGAGGCGCTGGTCTCGCAGAACCACATGGGGATCGGCCTGGCGCTCCGCGAGAGCCGCCGGGTGTTCGAGGGGCTGGAGTCGCTGGTCGactgcggcggaggcgacggcgcggcggcgagggccatCGTCAGGGCATTCCCGGGAATCAAGTGCACCGTGCTGGACCTTCCTCAGGTGATCGGCACCGCCCCGGTGGCCGATGGAGCGGTCGATTACGTTGCCGGCGACATGTTCAGTTACATTCCACCTGCTCAAGCTGTCCTGCTCAAG TATGTGTTGAGCCACTGGAGCGATGACGACTGTGTGAAAATCCTTGCACAATGCAAGAAAGCCATTCCTTCGCGAGAAGCCGGAGGTAAGGTGATCATAAAGGATGTAGTGGTTGGCACTTCTTCTGGACTGATGCTTGAAGCCGAGCTTCTGATGGACATGGCCATGATGGTGATGACCTCTGGACGGGAAAGGGATTAA